A window of Pseudophryne corroboree isolate aPseCor3 chromosome 1, aPseCor3.hap2, whole genome shotgun sequence genomic DNA:
acagcagtcattcactggcacccatacacagcattcacccaatgtaacccacaatgtcacccacacacaaacaatgcacccagtagtgctcacctagtGCCACCTCGCACTGCGCAGCTGGCTGTGAGGAGCCCGGGAGGCAGATGTCATCCGCAGGTGCTATGTGTCCAGCCAGATAACTGGAAAAGTGTGACACAGTAGCTGCAGCTGGTGTGACCGCTGTTCAGTGGCTCAGGGCAGCTCAGCTCCGCTCGATGTCAGGCTCAGCCACACAGCAGCAACAGCCGGGGGGCGGGAGGGCGCATGGTCATGGAGGATGTCCCGGGTCCTAATGCTGCCGTGTTTTGAGTGCAAAGGGGAGGTCTTGACCCTCCTCAGCCTGGCCCTGGCAGCCCTGGATGGTAACAAGATGCAGGCGGTGGGGAGGTAGCGGGTAATGTTTGGGTACACAATCTCGGGAGTGGGGGCTGGTAATAATGCGGTGGGGAGCATAATCTTGCAGGGGGGGAGGTAACATTCGGGAGTACAATcgcggagggggggagagagggagggattcactgacTCACTCACGAACAATTGTCAGCACCCGCACCGAGACAATTGGGTGCATACAACATCCCtggctgctcctcgtctcttaaaGTAGAGCAGGAGCTTGGCTGAGCTGAGGCGAGGCAGGGTAATAAAGAAAGCGTTCTCTGTTTCATTGAGTGccaccctccagtggtcgccgcccataggcagctgcctaaagctgcctagtggtagcgccggccctgattgtAACAGCCAGGTGCAGGGAACCAGAGCCCCCTGATAACATTGCAACCCCTGCAGCTGGTATAGATGTGTGGGATTGTGCACCCTCATCTACTTACCTCAGCATCTGTAAATTACATACATAAATaagaataatataaataataaggaCATGTACTGCTGTAATCAGTCTTATATGTAAACCATCTTCTAGAAGTACTTGGAAACTGTTACATGTCTGATAGTAAATCCTATAATAAGAGTCAGAGTGATATCTGACCATAAAttattatatattagaaataagttgcagagtgatcacattgtggagtgtgtgaccaggggaagcatctttccttgatatgcagtaagtggtcagagcgggtgtgcaggagggatgtggattaTACACAGAACAATGAATGCTGGAATATGTTAGGAAtgattagaaaataaataaattgtaaaaaGTATTATGAATGATCTGCTGTGTACAATGTAACACCAACAAAGCCAGTTCTAGGATTTACAGAATTTAGTCTATTTACTGTATATTTCAATAGGTGCAATTTCTCATGTGTgtaatcccacagtattattattacCTTTTATTTATTAGGTGCCGCAAAATGTATACACCGCTGTACAGAGTATACATACAAAACATTTGTCATTAACAGGGCATTACAGTAGGTTTTACATAAAATACACAAAGGAACGCCATAACATAAGTGTCAAAAAAGAAGCTTACACCAGACTGGAAGTGACAATTGGGGCTTACATACTGTATGACAACTCATTGAAGATAGCTGGAGGCAAAGGTGGGAGTCAGGGCAGTGCAGTGATCCTGTACCCAGCATGTgggcaagctacaagaatcagagtGGCAGTAGGAAGGAGACAAGGCCATGGAGTGCTGGTGAAAGGCGGTGTACTAAGGAAGAACAAGaaggaggagcttacactctaaagtgAAGGGAAAAACAGCTGGAGGGTgaccagagaaatatatattgtgcAGGGCTGGAGAATCAAATAAACAGGAAGGATGAAATGCTTTAATAAAAAGGTATATTTTATACCCCTAATCTGGCGTCAGTATTAATATAAAGCGTTAATGTGGGGAGAAAAGGAGAAAGTGAATTTTAGAATGCCAAAGAGGAAACAGACTTGAGGGACAGAAGATATGGTCCATGTTATCACTGGAGGATGAGGTCATATCAGTATATTATATCCCTAAGAGAAATTTTAAAAAATAGTAAACGGTTTTGCAAATAAAAAGAAACAATAATTAAATTAAATGATTTATAAAAAACCTGaatcatattttatattttaatacatGTACAAGATCCCAACATCTCGGTGCAATGACAGATGTCCTCCTGGATACAGAAAAGCTTTTAATGGGGGATTCCATGTCTGCTGCTATGACTGTGTCCCATGTTCTGAGGGAGAAATATCTAATACAACAGGTAGGAATgtgttacagtatatacataagaTAAATCATCATATAAGAGTAAAGATTTTACAATTGTCATAGTAACATATAAGTATAGAAGACAAACTGTACCATagaataaacacacaatacaaatAGCACAAAACTATATTGATGTTCTCACATTAAAGTATAAAATACCACATTCCAAATTCACTAAATATTATATTGCAGTACTTTGTTTCAGTTAATTACCACTTTTTATTGAGAGACAGAAGTAttacaataaagaaaaaaatactcTGATACACCCCATTTGGGTACATACCCCATGAAAACATTTCAGAAGAACAAATGTCCAATGCTCCCTTTGCTGACAAAACACATTAATTTTTTTTGCAGATTTATATTGAATATACATACAGTTTGATTGTTTATAACGAACAAAAGAACTGACCCACCGAGATTATATGTATGGTTTTATATTACATTAGATAGTGAGATCTGCCATAGATGTCCTGATGAAGAGTGGCCGGATGAGAGAAGAGTGAGATGTGTACCCAAAATATATGACTTTCTGTCCTATGAAAAGGACATTGTGGTGCAAATATCTGCAGTAACAGCTTCATCATTCTCTGCCATAACATTATTTATATTAGGGAACTTTATTTATTACTGGAACACCCCAATTGTGAAAGCCAATAACCGGGCTGTAAGCTTCATTCTCCTGATCTCCATGTTGCTGAGCTTCCTCAGTGTGTTCTTGTTCCTTGGCCAGCCGGTGGATATAACATGCAGACTCAGACAGACATCATTTGGGATCTTCTTCTCcacagctgtctcttctgtactggccaAGACTGTCACTGTCTTCATGGCTTTCAAAGCCACCAAACCCGGAAGCTCCTGGAGGAAGTGGGTCACACTCAAAGTATCTAAACATGTGGTCATTGTGTTTTCCTCTCTCCAAGTTCTGATCTGTGGTATCTGGCTGACTGTTTCTTCTCCATACCAGGAGTATGACCATCACTCCTATAAGGGAATGATCATcattcagtgtaatgaggggtcagtGCTTGGGTTATACTCTATGTTGGGTTACATAgggatcctggcatctgtgaactttgctctggctttcatggtgaggacattaccagacagctttaatgaggccaagtacatcaccttcagcatgctggtattctgcagtgtctggattgcaatgatcccagcctatctgagcaccaaagggaaaTACATGGTGGCTGTGGAGATATTCGCCATACTGACCTCATGTGCTGGTGTTCTGggctgtatatttttcccaaaACTGTATATTTTGCTTAGAAAACCTGAATTTAACTCCAGAAaaacaatactggggaaaaataCTATATAAACCATCAGATACTGTACATTACCATTATACGATTCAAAACCTGTTGTTTTCCTTAAATTTTGCTTCATTAACAATATTTTCATTCGAAATTGGTTTATGTAAATACGTATAGAAAGTTCTGGATTTAGTGACAtttacaaaggaaaaaaaaaatatttatatatatatatatatatatagtaaattaaaGAAGGCTGCGGCACTCGCGGTCTTGTCAAAAAGTTAGTTATAATTGAAACACCAAAGTCAATACATCGACGTTTCGCggattttaacccctttttcaAGATGTGTAGAAGCGTGTCTtgaaaaaggggttaaaatccccgaaacgtcgatgtattGACTTTGATGTTTCAATTATAACTAACTTTTTGACAAGACCTCGAGTGCCGCAGCCTTCTTTAATTTACTATTGATTCCGTTACTGGAGGCACCGGGGCAGATCTTACATTACAAACAGAGTGCCGGGCTGaatttcaacatatatatatatatatatatatatatatatatatatatatatatatgtctgtgtgtgggaATAGAGAGCACCCATATTGCAAGTGAATTTTTTAATTCACTTAAAAAAAGTTCTTTTAAAACACCACAAGAGAGATTGCAGCCTCGTTATACTGACAAAGTGATTACATGGAACACATAAGATTTTGGCCTATCCAATGTTGTGTGTGCCCAGATTATTGTCATGCTGGTAGTGAGCAGTGTCCAGATGGACCCTATGGTGACCAGTAGATACAGTCTATGGTCCTGACTCTTTCCCTAGTGAAGTATTACTTTATTGCCGTGGCTTTCTGTTTTACATCTTGTGGTGTCCAGCCCACAGTGGTGAGATTCTTGGTCAGAAGGTGCATTTTGTATTGTGGTGTTTTACAAGaactgtttttaaataaaaaaattgatttgcactatgggcgCCCTCTTCTTATCCATTAATTCCAGATATATTTATTTCCTGGGGTCCACAAATTATATAAAGCGGAGACAGGGTACACTAAGAGGATCTATTGCTGGTTGCAGTTTTTTTCACAAGCAATATTTCAGAGTTTTATTACTCACATCACCACTTTAATACATAGAGTCAACATTTTGGTTCACAAATGTAACCTTCTTCAACACATCCCTCCAGCAGGAACAACAGAGACATACTGAGTGGTGCCCTGGATCTCCCTTTATACATAACATGATTAAGTGCCTGCCTCTCCCCTCTCCAAAGTACTGGGAGTAGTAGTGCCTATTTATATCAAAGATAGCCCCTCTTTGCATGCTAGCGTAGAGCTGTGACgtgaggtggggtgaggcaggggatACTTGTTGAGGAATCTTATATTATCTTATTTTTTTATAGTAGTGTCTTGAGTGCCAATTATTGAAAAGTGGACTCtttatgtatattttataatatatgtttatcatatatatctgcaaatatattatgtatgACTTAGATACTATccagctgatacatatatgcagttctCATACATATGAGTTATGAAATCATGATTCCAAAAGGAGTTCAAACATGGTATTCACAGATCTTATCATCTCATTGTTTATTCACAGGCAAACtcaaatcatacagaataagatatacacagtagtgatatatagttatatatatatatatatatatatatatatatatatacatactgtgacaagaacactgggatagtgtttgagggcaggtatatttgtcccaggttcttgtcttacatgttttagaaaatgttaacttctaggaaaaatgctttttgttttgtctgaaccttttcagtttgctgtaaaagctgggtaaaggctctgagagagagataaggcgagttcaagacattgggcccagttcgggtctttggcctcacagagggctaatcagggtttcagctgggcaagagtgatatagtgcttctaacctgattagtatgggcagactgcctgggaaggctgcaggatctgtgtgtgagagacacgctttctgatgcaagtaagctatacagtatgtactgaagaactctgtgttttgtttagtgacagttaggaacatcttatgtttagttagtgccggacaggcaaggtatttttattttggggtttgttttattttctgtttcaataaaactggccggggtcagttgtaccagaaactggacttgtgttgttcctcagctgctgcgtgctgccatattccccaggaaaaggcaccttgcacccctacagtgttacaacttggtggagaatgcgagcaggccgttctgcgcataagtgaaagcagcagctttgtgaggcctgcagaaaacggtggtttatgcagatacagcccagtgtgaagttactgagactcacccctgagggtttgatatatgtccttggtgaaagcagctgcaaagccgcctgaaaaatctgttgacatggaggatctgcttaaagccttgctgcaagctacagcggctcagcaggaggccaaccgacagcagcaggtggcaatggaggaaaattggagactacagcaggaggccaacagacagcagcaggtggcaatggaggaaaataagagacaacagcaggcagttgttgatgaactttacaggcaacagcgtcaggatagagaggccttagcagaagtggtgcagagacttgcagctcgggttggagatgtggccgtcagtgctccaaccagctctagttctatacgagccagtcacttcctgcagaaaatgacagaggctgatgatgtggaggcctatctgaccacgtttgaaaggactgccgagcgtgagaactggccgaaagcacagtgggccagtctgctggcacctttcctgtcaggtgagccccaaaaagcttactttgatttaagccctgctgaggctcgggactatgataaactaaagactgagatcctgacccgcctgggagtcacgctgtcagtacgagcacaacgggtgcaccgttggctgtacgccatggagaagcctccgcgctcccagatgcacgaccttattcagctaacaaaaaaatggctgcagccagagacattaactggtccccagatggtggaaagagtcgtcatggaccgctacttgagatctttgcccatggtcctgcgcaagtgggtgagccatggaaacccgggtactgctgaccaattagtggacatggtagagaggtatttggcagcagaggaactactgatgaccacccagcaacccatagatcctcgacagcgcccttcagtaaagactggtaagactgttccgtgggaaaacgttgctgggcggttaagagaacgcaaggctggagagactgtaaacactggccctggaaacgggccaatggggctagaacggtctatgctgcccaaatgggttgataatcgtgtggttaaatgttttaggtgtggtatgccaggtcatgttattgccaattgcccagtcacgcaagaacccatgcaatgtgatgctgcctttgaatgtcgcagaatgtctttctttgctaggttagcctgtactgtggtaccttcacctgagctggaaaaacaaatgtgtgatgtgttcttagaaggtaaccgggtagaggccttgctagattcaggaagtttagttaccctcgtgaaagctgggttagtgaaccccttaaaggtccagcaaatacctattggggtaacttgcatacatggggatacccaacattatgccactgctgaggtgaatatagaaacttgttgtgggtcagcaatggttaaagtgggactggtccctaccttggtgcatgaggccataatagggagggattttcctcatttttggaaactgtgggaatcacggttatcaacagatgtgagaagtaaaaagccagttgataataccggtgattttatggatgtacgtgggtcttcggaactttctggccctttgccttttgctagtttggctggggaagtgacagatggggagtccagtgaggaccctcttgccgggaacagagacatagtagttagaactgaaagcgtgcctgacctggaggtaaagaaggatctgtttgcgtctgaacagttaaaggatcctaccttaataaaggctagagagaatgttaagattgttaatggggaacctgtggtaccaggtgacagggttacgtatccccacatggccatctgtaatgagctcttgtaccacattgtcaaaaggggtgaggatgtggtggaacagctggtagttccccagccttatcggagaacggtactagatttagctcatagtcacgttaccgcaggacatttaggggcagaaaaaaccactgaaagagttttacaaaggttcttttggccaggggtttataaagaagtgtctgaatattgttcttcctgtcctgaatgccagtatcatgcccctagaccccatttcaggagcccactagttcccatgcctattatagaggtcccgtttgacagaatagccatggatctcgtggggcccttgttaaagtctgctcggggccatcagtatatcctggtaattatggactatgccactcgatatcctgaggctgtccctttacgcactatcacaaccaaggcgatagctagggagctggtgcaggtatttagtagagtgggaataccaaaagaaattttgactgaccaaggtactccatttatgtcaaggatcatgaaagaattatgcaagttatttaaggtcactcacctcaggacgtccatctaccatccccaaactgacgggttggtggaaaggtttaataaaacattaaaaagtatgttaaaaaaggttgttgagagagatgggaaaaactgggattgtttgttgccctacttgttaatggccatcagagaagttcctcagtcctctacggggttttctccatttgatttgttgtatggtagacaccccagagggctgttggatgttgccaaagagacgtgggaaggacagcccactccttatagaagcgttattgagcatgtaacacaaatgcaggataggattgcagccgtggtacctgttgtcagagagcacatggaacaggcccaaagtgctcaacagagggtctataaccggagtgccaagatacgggaatttgctcctggagatagagttcttgttttggtacccactgtggaaagcaaattcctagctaaatggcagggtccatttgagattagggaaaaagtgaatgaggttaattacaaagtataccagccgggaaagagaaaacccgaacagatctaccatgttaacttaatcaaaccctggaaagataggttgtctctgtcagcggagccttgcccttcggtgtcttcaccccggttgcttcccgcagtgaaggtgtcagagacattatcagctgatcagaacaatcaggttaaagaatttctcatccaaaatagggaggtattttcagagctgcctggccgaacgaccataataaaacatgacattgtcacagaaccaggggtcagggttcatttaaagccatataggattcctgaagctcagcgagaagctatttctaaggaagttaaaaccatgttagaacttggagtcatagaggagtctaacagtgagtggtccagtcccatagtgctcatcccgaagcccgacggtagcatacgcttctgtaatgactttcgtaagttaaatgaggtgtccaagtttgacgcataccccatgccaccttgtggatgagcttgtagaaaggctgggaacagccaggtttctcaccacattggacctgaccaaaggttactggcaaatacctttatctgatagcgccaaagaaaaaacagccttttcggttccggaggggctgtaccagtataagatgttaccctttgggttgcatggggctccagcaacctttcaacgggcgatggataaaattttgaggccccatagaaaatatgcagctgcctatttggatgatgtggtaattcacagtacagactgggggtcacatttggttaaagtacaagcagtactggactcaatcagagaggcagggttaactgctaacccaaagaagtgctgcctcgcaatggaggaggtcaaatacttgggcttcaccataggcagaggtctgattaggccccaattgaataaagttgatgctattcaaaactggcctcgtccagtgaataaaaaacaggtaagggcttttttgggaattactgggtactatagacggtttattcctaattttgcgaccacagcggtgccgttgtcagaccttaccaaagggaagcagtcaaatgtggtgaaatggaaccctgatgcagaaaaggcgttccaagcgttaaaagtggctttgtgttcacaaccggtgttgataacaccagatttttcaaaagaatttgtggtacagacagatgcctcagaggtagggataggtgctgtgctgtcccaaaccagagatggggacgaacaccctatcatttatttgagtaggaaactcaatgagcatgaaaaaaggtatgccattgtggaaaaggaggctttggccattaagtgggcactagataccttgagatattacctcttgggtagacaattcagactagtgacagaccatgcccctttaaaatggatgtatgtaaatagaggcaagaatgctcgtgtaactagatggtttctagcgttgcaggactttaagtttactgtcgaacatagaccgggaacacaattggccaacgcagatgcattgtctcgcatcttctgtttgggggctacaagtgttccggcccctaggtcgaaacaggggagggggatatgtgacaagaacactgggatagtgtttgagggcaggtatatttgtcccaggttcttgtcttatatgttttagaaaatgttaacttctaggaaaaatgctttttgttttgtctgaaccttttcagtttgctgtaaaagctgggtaaaggctctgagagagagataaggcgagttctagacattgggcccagttcgggtctttggcctcacagagggctaatcagggtttcagctgggtaagagtgatatagtgcttctaacctgattagtatgggcagactgcctgggaaggctgcaggatctgtgtgtgagagacacgctttctgatgcaagtaagctatacagtatgtactgaagaactctgtgttttgtttagtgacagttaggaacatcttatgtttagttagtgccggacaggcaaggtatttttattttggggtttgttttattttctgtttcaataaaactggccggggtcagttgtaccagaaactggacttgtgttgttcctcagctgctgcgtgctgccatattccccaggaaaaggcaccttgcacccctacagtgttacaatacacaCTATTAATATTTATACTTGTGCTTCCTTAATAAAAAACATGAAATTATTAGACAATTACTAACACAAATTGTACACTTGCAGTTCCATAGTTACCATCTTAagatccttttctctgtctgaccaTGTCTCCTTTCCTCCTGCACTTAGCTTTTTCTCTGCATCTTCCTCTGTCCTTCTGATTTCCTTTATCTCTTGACTCTAACTAACTCATCTACATGTATACATAACATAACCATTTCAAACTGGCATATTCCTATTGGTTCCCTTGTAACGGATTGCTGCCAGATTCAAAAGTGTCCTAAAACATGTGTAATTGTTCTGCACCAAGGTGGATAACAGTACATATATATTGGGGTCATAAAATGTGTTAATCATCAAAGTGTAAATGTATGTGTTTGCCTTGGTTGTTAGCATCAACAATTGGGACTTGTTGGTAGTAGATAAAAAATGTTATGTTGTTATGTTGTCATTGTCTCTGGTCTGCAGTATACATTGGCAATAGGCCAGATTGTTTATAAATACCAAAGGTACTGTATTGCAAATCTTGAATCTGATTAAAATATACACTTGTGGATTACAGGGTCCATTTGATTGTGAAACAATTATTTGTTATATTGTAACCTCACTAGCCTAATTTATGGCTTGagtagaataaacctgttccctacacaatGTCTTACAGTAAACACAaataaacacacatactgtatacaaaactTTATTTCCAAAACAATTTAAACATTTACCTATGTTCAAACCTATTAAACCTGTTTCTTACTATAAAATGTATTTCCATACTGTTCACTTGGGTTAAAACCACCTTTCATCCTTAACAATATTCTAATTCAGACAATATCTCTTTAATCTCAATATTCCTAAAATATATTTTACGCAAATCACCTATCTGGCAACAGTCATTCCCTTCCAGTCATGAGAAATAATTTTGATTAACCACACAATAAACTAATGTAGTCCTTTTCAATACCTTttaaaacatttcttgaacacattTTATCCACAACTTTAACCATGAGTGTAACCACTGTGATTTTTaaaattcagtattcatgaggaaaatatTTTGTACAGGCATTTGAACACTATACCATTATGTAGCTTGATTGTAGGTCCATGGCTTGGAGGCACGTTTCCTGTATTGTTGCCTGCACCGATTTGCTGGTAGAGGACTTTCATCTGTgtggtttgcttgccattggagaTGCCTTGTGTTTGCTTTATGGAGCCAGTAGAAGTAGGATTCTTCATAGAAGCTTCCACATTGCTTGCAATTTTGTATTTGGCGCAGAGGActgttggggtaattcagacctgaacgctgctgcaaatttgttagtattgatttattgctgttaatatgtCATACTTCCATTGCTGAGGTGTCTGGTAGGGATCTTCACTGGGTACGCGGTAGTCACTACAGAAGAGGCCCATGGTATTTCCAgaggagaaggagttggtgaaataACTCTGAGAACTTTCATCGTTTGCTTGCATTGTCCATTTGGGGTTgtgaaaaaagcccacaatgggagccaaatgcgcaaccgagaggcgttcaggagccagggttcaggctgaggagcagaggctaAGAGGGTCCACTCGGTGTAATATGTGTGGGAAATATAGTCCACACacaaaggctttttgtaatgattgagtacgtatgaatggtggaatatcattttcaagtgattggtggttttgatcatgaggttgcaggtagtatgtttaactaaagtcatataagacaagaacaaaaacataataactgtttgaactcataGCAAAAATAAGTAAGTAAAAATAgaaagcaagtacactgccatatgtggatgtggaagcagttacagccagtatacaaactatagaaaataataaaa
This region includes:
- the LOC135052859 gene encoding vomeronasal type-2 receptor 26-like, which codes for MYKIPTSRCNDRCPPGYRKAFNGGFHVCCYDCVPCSEGEISNTTDSEICHRCPDEEWPDERRVRCVPKIYDFLSYEKDIVVQISAVTASSFSAITLFILGNFIYYWNTPIVKANNRAVSFILLISMLLSFLSVFLFLGQPVDITCRLRQTSFGIFFSTAVSSVLAKTVTVFMAFKATKPGSSWRKWVTLKVSKHVVIVFSSLQVLICGIWLTVSSPYQEYDHHSYKGMIIIQCNEGSVLGLYSMLGYIGILASVNFALAFMVRTLPDSFNEAKYITFSMLVFCSVWIAMIPAYLSTKGKYMVAVEIFAILTSCAGVLGCIFFPKLYILLRKPEFNSRKTILGKNTI